A single Sulfurimonas aquatica DNA region contains:
- the xseA gene encoding exodeoxyribonuclease VII large subunit, which translates to MNTLSVSALNEQIKGLLEESFSRIFVEGELSRITFHNSGHVYFTLKDSSSTLSAVMFRGNASKLKFQLKEGLKVVVDGAITLYKPRGSYQINCFSIEPAGHGALALAFEQLKEKLALKGYFSSDLKKQLPKFPSRLALITSATGAALQDMLRVANGRYRLLEIDIYDVLVQGQNAALEISNAIRNADNKNYDLMVIGRGGGSIEDLWAFNEEIVADTIFNAATPIVSAVGHEIDWVISDFVSDVRAPTPSAAMEIVLPDTNELYQYLDSISSQMTQILKQKIYNKNQELEHLRKSYAQHSVEKKMMNKKEEITKLTEAYSQAVSYKFQNFAREVEYIKSNYPQAINSKLTQAKSQIEHIRKMFESNHPKLKSKRGFAQVSKDEKVIDIADLKVDEIFEVQSDTIAISAKVIKKEKII; encoded by the coding sequence ATGAATACACTTAGCGTCTCAGCGCTTAATGAGCAGATTAAGGGTTTACTAGAAGAGAGTTTTAGTCGTATTTTTGTAGAGGGTGAACTCTCTCGCATTACGTTTCACAACTCTGGCCATGTATACTTTACTTTAAAAGACTCCTCTTCAACTTTAAGTGCCGTAATGTTTCGAGGAAATGCTTCAAAGCTCAAGTTCCAGCTTAAAGAGGGACTTAAAGTTGTAGTTGATGGAGCTATTACTCTATATAAACCTCGTGGAAGCTATCAAATTAACTGTTTTTCAATTGAACCCGCTGGTCATGGAGCGTTAGCGCTAGCCTTTGAGCAGTTAAAAGAAAAGCTTGCGTTAAAGGGTTACTTTTCTAGCGACTTAAAAAAACAACTTCCAAAATTTCCTTCGCGTTTAGCTTTAATCACGTCAGCGACGGGGGCTGCGCTTCAAGATATGCTTAGAGTCGCTAACGGTCGATATAGACTACTAGAGATAGATATATATGATGTATTAGTTCAGGGTCAAAACGCCGCATTGGAAATATCAAACGCCATTAGAAATGCTGATAATAAAAATTATGACCTTATGGTTATAGGGCGTGGTGGAGGAAGCATAGAAGATCTCTGGGCGTTTAATGAAGAGATAGTCGCAGACACTATCTTTAATGCTGCTACTCCTATAGTATCCGCTGTTGGACATGAGATAGACTGGGTTATAAGTGACTTTGTATCTGATGTAAGAGCCCCAACGCCAAGTGCCGCGATGGAGATTGTGCTTCCTGATACTAACGAGCTTTACCAATACTTAGATTCCATATCTTCTCAGATGACACAGATTTTAAAGCAAAAGATATACAATAAAAACCAAGAGTTAGAACATCTAAGAAAATCTTACGCTCAGCACTCTGTTGAGAAAAAAATGATGAATAAAAAAGAAGAGATAACTAAATTAACTGAGGCATACTCTCAAGCAGTATCTTATAAGTTTCAAAATTTTGCACGTGAAGTTGAGTATATAAAATCAAACTATCCTCAAGCTATTAATTCAAAACTGACACAAGCTAAAAGTCAAATAGAACATATAAGAAAAATGTTTGAGTCTAATCATCCTAAACTCAAAAGCAAGAGAGGCTTTGCTCAAGTCTCTAAAGATGAAAAGGTAATAGATATAGCTGATTTAAAAGTTGATGAGATATTTGAAGTGCAAAGCGATACAATAGCTATAAGTGCTAAGGTTATCAAAAAGGAAAAAATTATATGA
- a CDS encoding FmdE family protein, translating into MNYPEFFKTIKPIKVKDPLSQVLGAFEAGEYEFSYLDVVKSAGHSCPTVAGAYIITQEALKVLFFEQRAVRGNIKVEFEESLEEGVAGVVGNVISQITGATDKSGFKGLQGQFARHSLMAFNADIDASARFTRVDTGKRVDVTYNPEAIKPNPNMMKLMKKLSSGESTPEEVKEFGELWQERVQRIFENLDAVVEVNEL; encoded by the coding sequence ATGAATTATCCAGAGTTTTTTAAAACTATAAAGCCTATAAAAGTAAAAGATCCTCTCTCGCAAGTTTTAGGCGCTTTTGAAGCAGGTGAGTATGAGTTTTCTTATCTTGATGTTGTAAAATCTGCAGGACATTCATGTCCAACTGTTGCAGGTGCTTATATAATAACTCAAGAGGCACTTAAAGTTCTCTTCTTTGAGCAAAGAGCAGTTCGTGGCAATATAAAAGTTGAATTTGAAGAGTCGCTAGAAGAGGGGGTGGCAGGCGTTGTGGGCAACGTTATCTCTCAGATTACAGGTGCGACTGATAAGAGTGGCTTCAAAGGACTACAAGGTCAATTTGCTCGTCATTCACTAATGGCCTTTAATGCTGATATAGACGCATCGGCGAGATTTACAAGGGTAGACACAGGTAAAAGGGTTGACGTTACTTATAACCCAGAAGCAATAAAGCCAAACCCAAATATGATGAAGTTAATGAAAAAGCTTAGTTCAGGTGAATCAACGCCCGAAGAGGTAAAAGAGTTTGGAGAACTTTGGCAAGAGAGAGTTCAAAGAATCTTTGAAAACTTGGATGCCGTTGTGGAAGTTAACGAACTCTAA
- the sppA gene encoding signal peptide peptidase SppA: protein MEFIKKLFLPITIPMKFIQEHFKAMIFLLILFLLFAPQSESDLTTNNLQEISLVGPIMDATAIVKQIDEAAEKESIKGVLLSINSPGGAVAPSVEIAYAIKRLKEKKPVVAYAKGTMASGSYYASIWADKIIANPGSMIGSIGVIMQGADLSEVMEKIGVKSQSVQAGKYKKVGTPDRAWEAYEVNELNKVIHGTYNMFTKDVADARNLEFDKRDFFANAHIFTAAQAMEVGLVDSIGVAYDAKAEVVALSGVKEAVWNKEDKFDLIMKKLSASTAVTLHTYFPSISLK from the coding sequence ATGGAATTTATAAAAAAGTTATTTTTACCAATCACGATACCGATGAAGTTTATTCAAGAACATTTCAAAGCTATGATATTTCTTCTCATACTGTTTTTACTTTTTGCTCCACAAAGTGAAAGCGACTTAACTACCAACAACCTTCAAGAGATCTCTTTAGTCGGTCCCATAATGGACGCGACGGCAATTGTAAAGCAAATAGATGAAGCAGCAGAGAAAGAATCGATAAAAGGCGTTCTACTCAGTATAAACTCACCTGGTGGAGCTGTAGCGCCCTCTGTTGAGATAGCGTATGCCATTAAACGTTTAAAAGAGAAAAAACCAGTTGTTGCATATGCGAAGGGGACAATGGCTAGCGGAAGCTACTATGCAAGTATCTGGGCTGACAAAATTATAGCAAATCCTGGGAGTATGATAGGAAGCATTGGCGTTATAATGCAAGGGGCTGACCTGAGTGAAGTAATGGAAAAAATTGGTGTTAAATCTCAAAGTGTTCAAGCAGGAAAATATAAAAAAGTAGGTACTCCAGATAGAGCTTGGGAGGCCTATGAGGTAAATGAGCTAAATAAAGTAATACATGGAACATATAATATGTTTACAAAAGATGTGGCTGATGCAAGAAATTTAGAGTTTGATAAACGCGACTTCTTTGCAAATGCGCATATTTTCACAGCCGCTCAAGCGATGGAAGTTGGTTTAGTGGACTCCATTGGCGTGGCTTATGACGCTAAAGCGGAGGTCGTAGCCTTGAGTGGCGTTAAAGAAGCCGTTTGGAATAAAGAAGATAAGTTTGACCTTATCATGAAAAAGCTCTCTGCATCTACTGCAGTAACTCTTCACACATACTTTCCATCAATAAGCTTAAAATAA
- the mqnF gene encoding aminofutalosine deaminase family hydrolase has protein sequence MQIITPHFILMNDRVTSNLSIAFEKKIHKIAPLDELLDEYPDASITTLRENSLLMPGLINAHVHIEFSGNTTELSYGDFMGWLYSVIENREDLIGGCDSNCMSKACDDMLNSGITTFGAISSHGMDLDVCANAKQNVVYFNELIGSQATMADALFTDFLSRLDASKTVKREGFHPAVAIHSPYSVHPVLIKKALEIVKNEKLKLTAHFMESEAERDWLDKSQGDFKDFFQKLLKQNTKVSDSKEFLEYFNGYETLLTHGVQADDSELSHIAKEKHTIIHCPISNRLLGNGILNIKTLNDKNIRWIVATDGLSSNYKLDLFEEMKISLFTHANAPLVDFANSLIKAVTINAADALGLNTGEISEGRNADMIVLDLDSPPTQELAVHLILHRYNISKVYINGKLEKDTDTL, from the coding sequence ATGCAAATAATAACACCTCACTTCATACTTATGAATGATAGAGTAACATCTAACCTCTCTATAGCATTTGAGAAAAAAATACATAAAATAGCTCCCTTAGACGAGCTCTTAGATGAGTACCCTGATGCTTCAATCACAACTTTGAGAGAAAACTCTCTACTTATGCCAGGACTTATTAACGCTCATGTACATATAGAGTTCTCAGGAAATACAACAGAACTTAGTTATGGTGACTTTATGGGATGGCTTTATAGCGTAATAGAAAACCGTGAAGATTTAATAGGTGGATGTGATTCAAACTGTATGAGTAAGGCATGTGATGACATGCTAAATTCTGGAATTACAACATTTGGTGCGATAAGTTCACATGGGATGGACCTAGACGTATGTGCAAATGCAAAACAGAATGTTGTATACTTTAATGAGCTTATAGGTTCTCAAGCAACAATGGCAGATGCACTTTTTACAGACTTTCTCTCGCGTTTAGACGCTTCAAAAACTGTTAAACGCGAAGGTTTTCACCCAGCAGTTGCGATTCACTCTCCCTATTCCGTTCATCCAGTACTTATTAAAAAAGCGCTTGAAATAGTAAAAAATGAAAAGTTAAAACTTACTGCTCACTTTATGGAAAGTGAAGCAGAGAGGGACTGGCTAGATAAAAGCCAGGGTGATTTTAAAGATTTTTTTCAAAAACTTCTTAAACAAAACACTAAAGTATCTGATTCTAAAGAGTTTCTAGAGTACTTTAATGGCTACGAAACGCTGTTAACGCATGGAGTACAGGCAGATGATAGTGAACTAAGTCATATTGCAAAAGAGAAGCATACTATCATTCATTGCCCTATTTCTAACAGACTATTAGGTAATGGGATATTAAATATTAAAACTCTCAATGATAAAAATATTCGCTGGATAGTTGCAACAGATGGACTAAGTTCAAACTATAAACTTGATCTCTTTGAAGAGATGAAAATATCTCTATTTACACATGCAAATGCGCCTCTTGTAGATTTTGCAAATTCACTTATTAAAGCAGTGACAATAAATGCTGCTGACGCGCTTGGCTTAAATACGGGAGAGATTTCTGAGGGGAGAAATGCAGATATGATTGTTTTAGATTTAGACTCGCCACCTACGCAAGAGTTAGCAGTGCACCTTATCTTGCATCGTTATAACATCTCAAAAGTTTATATAAATGGTAAACTTGAAAAAGATACAGATACCCTTTAG
- a CDS encoding sensor domain-containing protein produces the protein MNIEKNNSNIIIQKQFTAAQKLAKLGSWELNLVDHTQIWSDGVYAILGEEPQSTAPSVEAFMSYLDEPDQIKVQTAMQNLIAGVEEFDIYHNVKTKDGRVRNVHARAELFFDENNVPIKIIGTVLDISTHIKLQEETKKSMNILNSVIDNVNNLIFYKDTNFVYMGCNSSFEKFLGHSREEIIGKDDFSFFPQEVAEHFRDLDEKIFENKEAVFNSQWVTYPNGQEVYLHTTTSPFYDENGNIIGLVGNAVDLTKEQQLNDKLNHQAHHDVLTKLPNRILFSDRLDHAIEKAQRNEDIFALLFLDLDRFKHINDSLGHDIGDYVLQITAERIKKVIREGDTLSRLGGDEFTIILESISKATDASLIAKKILKVIRKPIHIFNHELYLSSSIGISLYPEDNRVARNLLKFADSAMYKAKDEGRDNFQFYSSDMTDKALELILMEANLRQALEKNEFIIYFQPITNAKTNRLVGLESLIRWMHPEKGLIPPDKFIPLAEETGLIIPIDQWVMKQAMLQVVDWYKEGLNPGLLSLNMSSLQLKGDEFIPFIEDLLKSTNCNPEWIQIEITESQIMKKPEEAISILNQVSALGITLAIDDFGTGFSSLSQLKRLPIDKLKIDRSFVKELPNDEEDVAISKAIIALAKTLDLHLIAEGAETIEQVNFLMNHGCDYIQGYYFSKPLPQKEMREYIIKHSQQIIENTKNFVI, from the coding sequence ATGAATATAGAAAAAAATAATTCTAATATAATCATACAAAAACAATTTACTGCAGCGCAAAAACTAGCAAAGCTTGGAAGTTGGGAACTAAATCTAGTGGATCACACTCAAATCTGGAGTGATGGTGTTTATGCTATTTTAGGTGAAGAACCTCAAAGTACTGCACCAAGTGTAGAAGCTTTTATGAGTTACTTAGATGAACCTGATCAGATAAAAGTTCAAACCGCAATGCAGAACCTAATTGCTGGTGTAGAAGAGTTTGATATATATCATAATGTCAAAACAAAAGATGGTAGAGTAAGAAATGTCCATGCAAGGGCTGAACTATTTTTTGATGAGAATAATGTACCTATAAAGATAATTGGCACTGTTCTAGATATTAGCACTCATATTAAACTTCAAGAAGAGACAAAAAAGAGTATGAATATACTTAATAGTGTCATAGATAATGTAAATAATCTCATCTTTTATAAAGATACAAACTTTGTTTACATGGGATGTAATAGCTCTTTTGAAAAATTTTTAGGCCATTCAAGAGAAGAGATAATTGGTAAAGATGATTTTAGCTTTTTTCCCCAAGAAGTTGCTGAGCACTTTCGAGACTTAGATGAAAAAATATTTGAAAATAAGGAAGCAGTCTTTAACTCTCAGTGGGTAACTTACCCAAATGGGCAAGAGGTTTATCTTCATACTACCACATCACCATTTTATGATGAAAATGGAAATATTATAGGTCTAGTAGGAAATGCTGTTGATCTTACAAAAGAGCAACAACTTAATGATAAACTTAATCATCAAGCACACCATGATGTACTAACTAAGCTTCCAAATAGAATCCTTTTTAGCGATAGGCTAGACCATGCTATTGAGAAGGCTCAACGCAATGAGGATATATTTGCACTTTTATTTCTTGATTTGGATAGATTTAAACATATTAATGACTCTCTAGGTCATGATATTGGTGACTACGTACTTCAAATCACTGCAGAGCGAATTAAAAAAGTAATTAGAGAGGGAGATACACTCTCGAGACTTGGAGGGGACGAGTTTACCATTATTTTAGAAAGTATAAGCAAAGCCACTGATGCTTCTTTAATAGCGAAAAAGATATTAAAGGTTATACGTAAACCTATACATATATTTAATCATGAACTCTATCTATCAAGTAGCATAGGAATAAGTCTATATCCTGAAGATAACAGAGTTGCAAGAAACTTACTTAAGTTTGCAGATTCAGCAATGTATAAAGCTAAAGATGAAGGACGTGATAATTTTCAGTTTTACTCTTCGGATATGACGGACAAAGCATTAGAACTTATTCTTATGGAAGCGAATCTTCGACAAGCACTTGAAAAAAATGAGTTTATTATTTACTTCCAGCCGATAACAAATGCCAAAACAAACAGGCTTGTTGGTTTGGAGTCACTTATACGTTGGATGCATCCCGAAAAAGGGCTGATTCCACCAGATAAATTTATTCCTCTTGCTGAAGAGACAGGGCTTATTATTCCCATAGACCAATGGGTTATGAAACAAGCAATGCTACAAGTTGTAGATTGGTATAAAGAGGGTCTAAACCCAGGACTTCTCTCATTAAATATGAGCTCACTACAGCTAAAAGGTGATGAGTTTATACCTTTTATAGAAGATTTACTCAAAAGTACAAATTGTAATCCCGAGTGGATACAGATAGAGATAACCGAGAGTCAGATTATGAAAAAACCTGAAGAGGCGATAAGTATATTAAATCAAGTAAGTGCCCTAGGTATTACTTTGGCTATTGATGATTTTGGTACAGGCTTTTCTTCCCTTTCTCAGCTAAAAAGACTCCCAATTGACAAGCTTAAAATTGATAGATCTTTTGTAAAAGAACTGCCAAATGATGAAGAGGATGTTGCCATAAGTAAAGCTATAATTGCACTTGCCAAGACATTAGATTTACATCTTATAGCAGAGGGTGCTGAGACTATTGAGCAAGTTAATTTTCTTATGAATCATGGATGTGACTACATACAAGGGTATTACTTCTCTAAACCACTGCCACAAAAAGAGATGAGAGAGTATATAATAAAACACTCTCAACAAATAATAGAAAATACAAAAAACTTTGTAATTTAA
- the aroQ gene encoding type II 3-dehydroquinate dehydratase gives MKIVVIQGPNLNMLGVREQNIYGPMKLEQIHAQMKEVATQNGVEIEFFQSNLEGEIVDKVQECYGEAHGIIINAAAYTHTSIAIRDAISAVSIPTIEVHISNIHRREDFRKENMIAPVCSSSIVGFGPFGYHLAMMGMLQIMNEIKVAQEAQQAQQA, from the coding sequence ATGAAGATAGTAGTGATCCAAGGGCCAAACTTAAACATGTTAGGTGTTCGTGAACAAAATATATATGGTCCAATGAAATTAGAGCAAATCCATGCTCAAATGAAAGAAGTAGCAACACAAAATGGTGTTGAGATAGAGTTTTTTCAAAGTAATTTAGAAGGCGAAATTGTAGATAAAGTTCAAGAGTGTTATGGTGAGGCACATGGTATTATTATTAATGCTGCTGCATATACACACACATCTATTGCTATTCGTGATGCAATCTCCGCTGTTTCAATTCCTACTATTGAAGTTCACATTAGTAACATTCATAGACGTGAAGATTTTAGAAAAGAGAATATGATAGCTCCAGTCTGTTCTTCTTCTATTGTTGGTTTTGGACCTTTTGGCTATCATCTTGCAATGATGGGTATGCTTCAAATAATGAACGAAATAAAAGTAGCTCAAGAGGCTCAACAAGCACAACAAGCTTAA
- the folK gene encoding 2-amino-4-hydroxy-6-hydroxymethyldihydropteridine diphosphokinase: MYLKHSLSDRLVIFKSRCFPYKSVTNSKYLRYEAIIGIGGNVGDVKRRFNHLLIVIKRHVKVELLETSLILKNPPFGYKEQDDFFNSIIVLKTSMEPKIFLDYLMRLEKRFARKRSFENAPRTLDLDIIFFDDRIINSKKLTVPHPHWFKRESVVIPLSGIRV, from the coding sequence ATGTATTTAAAACACTCTCTTAGTGATAGGCTTGTTATTTTTAAGAGTAGGTGTTTTCCGTATAAAAGTGTAACAAATAGCAAATACCTTAGATACGAAGCTATTATTGGTATTGGTGGTAATGTAGGTGATGTGAAACGCCGTTTCAATCATCTACTTATTGTGATTAAACGCCATGTAAAAGTGGAACTACTTGAGACTTCGTTGATTTTGAAAAATCCTCCTTTTGGATACAAAGAACAGGATGATTTTTTTAATTCAATTATTGTTTTAAAAACCTCAATGGAACCTAAAATATTTTTAGATTACTTAATGAGACTTGAGAAAAGATTTGCAAGAAAGAGAAGTTTTGAAAATGCACCAAGGACATTAGATTTGGATATTATTTTTTTTGATGATAGAATTATTAACAGTAAAAAATTAACAGTTCCGCATCCTCACTGGTTTAAACGAGAGAGCGTAGTGATTCCATTATCAGGAATAAGAGTATGA
- the flhF gene encoding flagellar biosynthesis protein FlhF produces the protein MKILTFMGRTPSEALKKAKLEIGDEGMLIETKEIRKKALGKEALYEIVIGIDEESLPDSYKKTTKPLSKQQPVKQQSQEILFDISNAAQQIAKISNVTDPLEQYMTPTQHRESPSIKVTEPLELKEIKTEINKLTDKVKIIQNMFWNEKSPDIQTQIPSEFSEIYRLASQSGMNKDHLDALMQITLEHMPFKMRENSATVKRYFQTILRKMVPIRRESTLEVGSKKVIMLVGPTGVGKTTSIAKLAARYSFLMQKKYKVGLVVLDTYRIGAVEQLMQYARMMKLGIETVVDPPEFTSALESLKYCDYILIDTMGSSPYDKGKIEKIYECLESNGTGYEVDVVLVMPSSIKYEDLKVTYDNFSTLGVDTLMFTKLDETKGFGNIFSLAYETKKPISYFSVGQEVPEDLVCASSDFLIDCLLSGFNRSKV, from the coding sequence ATGAAAATATTAACTTTTATGGGTAGAACACCATCAGAAGCTCTTAAAAAAGCAAAACTTGAGATTGGTGATGAGGGTATGCTCATTGAGACTAAAGAGATCCGTAAAAAAGCTTTAGGTAAGGAAGCACTCTATGAAATAGTAATCGGAATAGATGAAGAGTCTCTTCCGGATAGCTATAAAAAAACTACAAAACCACTTTCAAAACAGCAACCCGTTAAACAACAGAGTCAAGAAATTCTGTTTGATATTTCCAACGCAGCACAGCAAATTGCTAAAATATCTAATGTCACAGATCCACTAGAACAGTATATGACACCTACTCAGCATAGGGAATCCCCAAGTATAAAAGTTACTGAACCATTAGAGTTAAAAGAGATAAAAACAGAGATAAACAAGCTTACCGATAAAGTAAAGATTATTCAAAATATGTTCTGGAATGAAAAGTCTCCTGATATTCAAACGCAGATACCATCAGAGTTTTCAGAAATCTATAGACTGGCGTCTCAAAGTGGTATGAATAAGGATCATTTAGATGCTTTAATGCAGATAACCCTTGAGCATATGCCTTTTAAAATGAGAGAAAATTCAGCGACAGTTAAACGCTACTTCCAGACAATACTTCGTAAGATGGTTCCAATAAGAAGAGAGAGCACTCTTGAAGTAGGATCTAAAAAAGTAATAATGCTTGTAGGACCAACCGGAGTGGGGAAGACTACTTCTATCGCTAAGTTAGCGGCAAGATACTCATTTTTGATGCAGAAAAAATACAAAGTAGGTCTGGTAGTTCTTGACACATATCGAATTGGTGCAGTTGAACAACTAATGCAGTATGCAAGAATGATGAAACTTGGTATAGAGACTGTTGTTGATCCACCAGAGTTTACAAGCGCGCTTGAGTCTTTAAAATATTGTGATTATATTCTTATCGATACCATGGGCTCTAGCCCTTACGATAAAGGAAAAATTGAAAAAATATATGAGTGTCTAGAGTCTAATGGTACTGGATATGAAGTAGATGTCGTCTTAGTAATGCCAAGTTCAATAAAGTATGAAGATTTAAAAGTAACATATGATAATTTTTCCACATTAGGCGTCGATACGCTTATGTTTACAAAGTTAGATGAGACAAAAGGCTTTGGAAATATTTTTTCTCTTGCATATGAGACAAAAAAACCTATCAGTTACTTCTCCGTTGGGCAAGAAGTTCCAGAAGATTTAGTCTGTGCCAGTAGTGATTTTCTAATAGACTGTCTACTTAGTGGCTTCAATAGGAGTAAGGTATGA
- a CDS encoding P-loop NTPase — protein sequence MIGNQAKKLEELVSSNASKKSKKTRFIAITSGKGGVGKSTISSNLAYALSQKGLNVGIFDADIGLANLDVMFNVKIKKNILHVLKGEATVSDILIPITRNLILIPGESGDEILKYSDMALFERFMEEAQVLDKLDVMIIDTGAGIGEHIQMFLNAADDVIVVTVPDPAAITDAYATIKTIATLRDDVSMIMNQVKGEKEAFGVFEKIKKVASANINTKLNLQLMGKINSDIKVSSCVKQRALFTAQYPSSQPSKDIGAIVVKIISKLERNMLVTSNESGLSGLFKRLMEHF from the coding sequence ATGATAGGTAATCAAGCCAAAAAACTCGAAGAACTTGTTTCATCAAATGCAAGTAAAAAGTCTAAAAAGACAAGGTTTATCGCTATTACAAGTGGAAAGGGTGGAGTTGGAAAGAGTACTATAAGTTCGAATTTAGCATATGCCCTTTCACAAAAAGGTCTCAATGTTGGAATATTTGATGCAGATATTGGCTTAGCCAACCTTGACGTTATGTTTAATGTAAAAATTAAAAAGAATATTTTACATGTTCTCAAAGGTGAAGCGACTGTTTCCGATATTTTAATTCCCATCACAAGAAACCTTATTCTAATCCCTGGTGAGAGTGGCGATGAGATACTGAAGTACTCAGATATGGCACTATTTGAGCGTTTTATGGAAGAAGCACAGGTCCTTGATAAACTAGATGTTATGATAATTGATACGGGTGCAGGAATAGGAGAACATATTCAAATGTTTTTAAATGCAGCTGATGATGTTATTGTTGTAACGGTCCCAGACCCAGCTGCAATTACAGATGCTTATGCTACAATTAAAACTATTGCAACGCTCAGAGATGATGTAAGTATGATTATGAACCAGGTAAAAGGTGAAAAAGAGGCATTTGGTGTTTTTGAAAAGATTAAAAAAGTTGCCAGTGCAAATATTAATACTAAGCTGAACTTACAGTTAATGGGGAAGATAAATAGTGATATTAAAGTCTCTTCTTGCGTGAAACAAAGGGCACTTTTTACCGCACAATACCCATCTTCACAACCTAGTAAAGATATTGGGGCGATAGTTGTTAAGATTATCTCTAAGCTGGAACGAAATATGCTGGTTACATCAAATGAAAGTGGTCTATCAGGGCTATTTAAGCGATTAATGGAACATTTCTAA
- a CDS encoding RNA polymerase sigma factor FliA: MQNVYQNELKHKEDELAIQYLPAVKAMAFRLKERLPSSIDFADLSAIGTEELIKLARRYDESLNDSFWGYAKKRVYGAMLDYLRSLDILSRASRKLVKAIDYAVEEYLLTHDEEPTDEELAKILDESVEKVHDARIASTIYTVMPLHDQLQVGDEGAALVKVEKDELIDVIKKVLSSFKEREQMIIQLYYFEELTLKEISSILDITESRISQIHKSVIQKIKESIGA; encoded by the coding sequence ATGCAAAATGTATACCAAAACGAATTAAAACATAAAGAAGATGAGCTTGCTATTCAGTACCTACCTGCTGTTAAAGCAATGGCATTTAGACTTAAAGAGAGACTCCCAAGTTCTATTGATTTTGCAGATCTTTCAGCTATAGGAACAGAAGAACTTATAAAGCTAGCACGAAGGTATGATGAATCACTTAATGATTCTTTTTGGGGATATGCAAAAAAAAGAGTTTATGGGGCTATGCTAGACTACTTAAGAAGTTTGGATATCTTAAGTCGTGCAAGCAGAAAATTAGTAAAAGCTATAGATTATGCTGTTGAAGAATATTTGCTTACTCATGATGAAGAGCCAACAGATGAAGAACTTGCTAAAATACTAGATGAGTCAGTAGAAAAAGTACACGATGCAAGAATTGCATCAACTATTTATACGGTTATGCCTCTTCACGATCAGCTACAAGTAGGTGATGAGGGTGCCGCGTTAGTAAAGGTAGAAAAAGATGAACTTATTGATGTTATTAAAAAGGTTCTCTCATCATTTAAAGAGAGAGAACAGATGATAATTCAACTCTATTACTTTGAAGAGCTTACTCTAAAAGAAATTAGCTCCATATTAGATATAACAGAATCAAGAATTTCCCAAATACATAAATCTGTAATACAAAAAATTAAAGAGAGTATAGGAGCTTAA